One Spea bombifrons isolate aSpeBom1 chromosome 1, aSpeBom1.2.pri, whole genome shotgun sequence DNA window includes the following coding sequences:
- the TMEM131L gene encoding transmembrane protein 131-like, translating to MAGLLHPYRGSPRCTATAVNLMLGVFHVLLPCFRQGGGQVIEPVPSMVELWQAEDAELMLPPQADSDQTTGEHSQEQSYPRPSGRALHLQPSVLDFGSQPVGLPKAQSFCAFNPSWDTNVEVKSVFTNGRHFHVSPIQSRVIPARGRSSFTVVFFPELEGSFEGTLFLNTTSHGILSYQVFGLGTSMFVSNDSRNPLQNIDVIFPHLENIHLSQSQTEAINSSVWQVRLKCSVPFKKQQQCRSCFLSGHSLLLQIYFAVRLDGGQQDLETLRKYILENIFMIFVTADPQENLDDPTMHVYVLNSGNGLVHMQDIHHFLGDSLSVQFEPVMLLSSSINFTKAASVSCTVAASDPEFDCSGKKKLTVLEAASPPYLCFSRNVTEGYIKFDTSKISFYMQPFQDPVGLWSVWLENNLNFRISLFEVVLADEAKSIFKIRNFTHMSALPPGCWDVFTLKIQAKDTQLDHLTKMRITTSTGVAYEVPIHIHSVFSKPGNPQFKKLHAQCGLHPIIRSLDHEQMHRWQKTFSLGLSAWSVDYELGTELYEKYQKLQDGAACRKKTSEATGSVQQNRDAEKPISRLLQLIAEPGLVVNFAATALSNSSVNYVTLKNPSPFPVTLQLLPLSLYPNPQALLALLSKWYGVSEEGIDFTTAEFRLQKERRHPLEEQDDRSLEILELTLLPWESRQVGVVFTPTDYRKVTSLIVIRNNLTILDMITVEGVGAREMLRVGGRLPGIGGSLRFKVPESTLMDCRQQLKESKQVLSITKVFKVENIGSLPITVLSMKINGYNCQGFGFEVLDCNTFSLGQNSSRELSIVFIPDFTSSWVIRELTLVTASSLEFRFTLNVTLPHHLLPLCADGVPGPSWEESFWRLTVVFVSFSLLSVVLIAFQQAQYILTEFLKLRHRSGGVSSNCQQNPSTVDTISSESYRSSCKSFSDSCSPPDKGKGKGFLAVTAPPSRSQNASKRGPASYSHSQKKHKCSVYYSIKQKSNSSTGSAAAACDAGQQHTSDTRPPSPRDSPCSEAPRENWPDCKPSDASDTGNQKHLTSPAAALGKEEPSPQNTLLPQRTAGESTSKEEPIKCMFPMETSLKISESVSEPKQQDSCVTVSSKVPENHSSRSLQQTASKKMEGNGRRVSLGLNREGSDTAKKHIVREGTSERSVQSVPREERTCGRSNISPVKQEDSLRKKSPVEKRDGIFPNLNWNKNRTQARKSKKKNSVFTARGTDQYEMKIKSQEPERPEVRIQNRVKNWSSFANGDVCKVEQKSARLPARGETECYQILKRKCMDKFSSDSSSDCGSSRGSVRASRGSWGSWSSTSSSDGDKKNALPKQHYFPTRDTISQSGFPSEAPIALNLSHNICNTSSEANPISRYPEVLSPSFTNASDAEKRKGLYPQDDLWSSQPVCLTNDLNYNLESTMTCVMQDPPPVQNSYVNWNGSCDGQFSRMYGSLELNDFSSYPEENMNYHNGFPCPEAQNPAFIDHQCQSTWSMNGPSAPPTPQTPTVPSTWEPASYVSTSPYLSSTRSLSPMSGLFGSIWAPQNDVFDGYCPASGSPPHSQHVGNHSVICKQEYSSRFNPFHAYMNLDIWTATANRSASFPISRDSGYCGNM from the exons tTACCCAAGGCCTAGTGGGAGGGCCTTACACCTTCAACCGTCCGTTCTGGATTTTGGGTCTCA GCCTGTGGGGCTCCCCAAAGCACAGTCCTTCTGCGCATTCAACCCTAGTTGGGACACAAATGTTGAAGTGAAGTCGGTGTTTACAAATGGTAGACATTTCCATGTGTCTCCCATACAGAGCAGG GTCATTCCAGCCCGTGGCCGATCTTCTTTCACAGTGGTGTTCTTTCCAGAGCTGGAGGGAAGTTTTGAAGGAACTTTATTTCTAAATACTACTTCACATGGGATCCTGTCCTaccag GTGTTTGGACTGGGAACCTCTATGTTTGTCTCTAATGATTCCAGGAATCCACTTCAGAATATAGATGTCATATTCCCACACCTTGAAAATATTCACCTTTCACAGTCACAG ACAGAAGCCATTAATTCCAGTGTGTGGCAAGTCCGCCTGAAGTGCAGCGTACCTTTTAAAAAGCAGCAGCAGTGTAGG AGCTGCTTTTTGTCAGGACACTCACTTCTGCTGCAGATCTACTTTGCCGTCCGGCTGGATGGCGGCCAGCAGGACTTGGAGACTCTCCGGAAGTACATACTGGAGAATATTTTTATGATCTTTGTTACAGCTGACCCACAAGAAAACCTCG ATGACCCGACAATGCACGTGTATGTATTAAATTCCGGGAACGGTCTTGTCCACATGCAG GATATTCATCATTTTCTGGGAGATAGTTTATCTGTCCAGTTCGAGCCTGTGATGCTTCTGAGTTCTTCCATAAACTTCACGAAAGCTGCCAGCGTTTCTTGCACAG TTGCCGCCAGTGATCCAGAGTTTGATTGCAGCGGGAAAAAAAAGCTGACCGTCTTAGAAGCTGCTTCACCTCCTTACTTGTGTTTTTCTCGCAACGTGACAGAGGG gtatataaaatTTGACACTTCAAAAATATCATTCTACATGCAACCATTTCAGGACCCTGTTGGTTTATGGTCAGTTTGGTTGGAAAATAACCTAAACTTTCGTATTTCCCTTTTTGAAGTGGTGCTAGCAGACGAAGCCAAGAGTATATTTAAG ATCCGTAACTTCACCCACATGTCAGCATTGCCTCCAGGCTGCTGGGATGTGTTTACGTTGAAGATCCAAGCCAAAGACACGCAGTTAGATCACCTGACAAAAATGCGGATCACTACTTCCACAGGAGTCGCGTATGAAGTCCCAATTCACATTCACTCTGTGTTTTCTAAG CCAGGGAACCCACAGTTTAAGAAGCTTCATGCGCAGTGTGGATTGCACCCGATTATCAGAAGCCTTGATCATG AACAAATGCATCGATGGCAGAAGACTTTTTCCTTGGGGTTGTCTGCTTGGAGTGTAGATTATGAGCTGGGAACAGAGttgtatgaaaaatatcagAAGTTGCAAGATGGGGCAGCCTGCAG aaagaaaacatcgGAAGCTACCGGTTCCGTACAGCAGAACAGAGATGCCGAGAAACCCATTTCCCGACTGCTGCAATTGATCGCTGAGCCGGGGCTCGTTGTAAACTTTGCCGCGACTGCGCTGAGTAACAGTTCG GTGAATTATGTCACCCTAAAGAACCCTTCCCCCTTCCCTGTGACGCTTCAGCTTCTACCTCTGTCCCTTTATCCTAATCCACAGGCTCTTCTGGCTCTGCTCAGCAAATG gtacggAGTCAGCGAAGAGGGAATTGACTTCACAACAGCTGAATTCAGACTTCAGAAGGAACGCAGACATCCG CTCGAGGAACAGGATGATCGCAGCCTTGAAATACTTGAATTAACGTTGCTGCCTTGGGAAAGTCGCCAGGTTGGGGTAGTCTTTACACCGACGGACTATAGGAAAGTCACTTCGCTCATCGTAATCAG GAATAATTTGACTATATTAGACATGATCACCGTGGAAGGTGTTGGCGCTAGAGAAATGTTGCGTGTTGGTGGGAGGCTGCCCGGAATAGGGGGATCCCTAAGATTCAAGGTACCGGAGTCCACGCTAATGGACTGCAGGCAAC AACTGAAAGAAAGCAAACAAGTgttgtcaataacaaaagtcTTCAAAGTGGAAAATATTGGCTCTCTGCCTATAACCGTTCTATCCATGAAGATAAATGGATACAACTGCCAAGGGTTTGGCTTCGAGGTTTTAGATTGCAACACATTCTCTCTCGGCCAAAATAGTTCCCGTGAATTGAGTATTGT GTTCATTCCGGACTTCACGTCGTCGTGGGTAATCCGTGAGTTGACCCTCGTGACTGCATCCAGTCTGGAGTTCCGCTTTACTCTCAATGTTACCCTTCCCCATCACCTGTTACCCCTGTGCGCGGATGGCGTGCCGGGACCAAGCTGGGAAGAGTCATTTTGGAGACTAACTGTGGTTTTTGTAAG TTTTTCTCTCCTTAGTGTAGTTTTAATAGCCTTCCAGCAAGCACAGTATATTTTGACTGAATTTCTAAAGCTGAGACATCGAAGCGGCGGCGTCAGTTCTAACTGTCAGCAAAATCCCAGCACGGTGGATACAATCTCATCGGAATCCTACag GAGCAGTTGTAAGAGCTTTTCTGACTCGTGCAGCCCTCCGGATAAAGGGAAAGGAAAAGGCTTCCTTGCTGTTACTGCTCCGCCGAGCAGGAGCCAAAATGCTTCCAAAAGAGGACCCGCTTCCTACAGCCACTCTCAGAAGAAGCACAAGTGTTCTGTGTATTACAGCATTAAGCAGAAATCCAACAGTTCGACGGGCAGCGCGGCCGCGGCATGCGATGCAGGTCAGCAGCATACCTCAGACACGCGGCCACCCTCGCCGAGGGACTCGCCGTGCAGCGAGGCTCCGCGCGAAAATTGGCCAGACTGTAAACCTAGCGATGCTTCAGATACGGGTAACCAAAAGCACTTAACCAGCCCAGCAGCCGCTCTGGGCAAAGAGGAACCTTCACCGCAAAACACACTTCTCCCGCAAAGAACTGCTGGCGAAAGCACTTCCAAGGAGGAGCCCATTAAATGTATGTTTCCAATGGAAACGAGCCTAAAAATCTCAGAGAGCGTATCTGAGCCCAAACAGCAGGACTCCTGCGTGACCGTGTCTAGCAAAGTGCCGGAAAATCACTCGTCAAGGAGTCTGCAGCAGACCGCCTCCAAGAAGATGGAGG GAAATGGACGCAGGGTGTCCCTTGGCTTAAACCGTGAAGGCTCTGATACTGCAAAAAAGCATATTGTCAGAGAAGGAACCTCAGAAAGGAGCGTTCAGAGTGTACCCAGAGAAGAGAGAACTTGTGGCAGATCAAATATTTCCCCAGTAAAG cAAGAAGATtcacttagaaaaaaaagcccTGTGGAGAAAAGAGATGGAATATTTCCAAATTTAAATTGGAATAAAAATAGAACGCAAgccagaaaaagcaaaaagaagAACAGTGTCTTTACCGCAAG GGGTACGGATCAGTATGAAATGAAAATTAAGTCTCAAGAGCCGGAAAGGCCAGAAGTAAGAATCCAAAACAGGGTGAAAAATTGGAGTTCATTTGCAAATGGAGATGTGTGTAAAGTGGAGCAAAAAAGTGCAAGATTACCAGCCCGTGGGGAAACAG AATGCTACCAGATTCTCAAAAGGAAATGCATGGATAAGTTTTCTTCGGACTCTAGCTCTGACTGTGGTAGCTCCCGTGGTAGCGTGAGAGCCAGCCGTGGCAGCTGGGGAAGCTGGAGTAGCACTAGCAGTTCTGATGGCGATAAGAAGAATGCTCTTCCTAAACAGCACTATTTCCCAACAA GGGACACTATTTCACAGAGTGGCTTTCCTTCCGAGGCCCCAATTGCCCTTAACCTTTCTCACAACATTTGCAATACGAG CTCTGAAGCAAACCCCATCTCCCGTTACCCAGAGGTCTTATCTCCTTCATTTACGAATGCTTCAGATGCTGAAAAACGCAAAG GTCTTTACCCTCAAGATGATCTGTGGTCCAGTCAGCCTGTGTGTTTGACAAATGATTTGAACTATAATCTTGAGAGCACCATGACATGTGTTATGCAGGATCCACCTCCTGTCCAGAACAG TTATGTTAATTGGAACGGCTCGTGTGATGGACAGTTTTCCAGAATGTATGGTTCCCTTGAGTTAAATGACTTCAGCTCTTATCCAGAAG aaaatatgaACTACCACAATGGCTTCCCATGTCCTGAAGCTCAGAATCCAGCTTTCATTGACCACCAGTGTCAATCAACTTGGAGTATGAATGGTCCCTCAGCTCCACCCACTCCCCAGACACCTACAGTGCCTAGCACATGGGAGCCAGCGAGTTATGTCAGCACTTCT CCGTACCTCTCCAGCACCAGGAGTTTGTCTCCCATGTCAGGATTGTTTGGATCCATCTGGGCTCCGCAGAATGATGTATTTGATGGGTACTGCCCAGCCAGTGGCTCTCCTCCTCATTCCCAACATGTTGGCAATCACTCTGTGATATGCAAGCAGGAGTACTCTTCcagatttaacccttttcatgctTATATGAACCTGGACATTTGGACAGCGACTGCAAACAGGAGTGCAAGTTTCCCCATTTCCAGGGATTCGGGGTACTGTGGGAACATGTGA